The region CCTCCTTGATGTAGGCGATGCGGGTCTTAAGCTGCATTGCGGGGCGGAGATCGAGAGTTTTGTGCATCTCGTGGGAAGGCGGCAGACCGTAGATGATAATGCCCGGCCTGACGGTGTTGAAGTGGCCTTTCGGCAGATCGACGGTCGCGGCGCTATTGGCGGCCGCGACGTAAGTCAGGCTGTTTCTGGCGGTAAGACGGTCCACGGCGGACCGGAAAGCGGCGAGCTGTTTCTCGGCGTAGCTCTTATCGGTCGCGTCGGCGGATGCGAGGTGGGTGAAGACGCCCACCAGTTCCACGCCGGGACTGGCCTGGATGTACTGGCGGAACTCCTCTACCTGCACCGGGGCCACGCCGATGCGGCCCATGCCCGTATCGGTCTTCAGCACGACGCGGCAGCGGCGTCCCGCATCGCGGGCGGCGTGGGAAAGAGCCTTGATACTGTCCATGGTGGCGACCGTGGCGATCAGGTGGTAATCGACGACCAGTTTCGCCTGCTCCGGAAGGGTAAGGCCGAGAATAAAGATCGGTACAGCCAGACCGGCGCCCCTCAGCTCGGCGCCCTCTTCCGCGAGGGCCACCGCCAGGCAGTCGGCGCCGGCCTCCAACGTCGCCCGGCTTACCTTGACAGCCCCATGCCCGTACGCGTTCGCCTTGACGACGGCTATAAGCTTGACCGCCGGGCCAACGGCCTCGCGTATCTGGCGGACGTTGTGGCGGATTGCCGCCAGATCGATCTCGGCGTAGGTTGGGCGCATACTAACCTCTCCCATTGCTTTTTTCCCCTATCGACAGACCGTGTTTACGAAGCTTTTTCAGGACCGCGGTATGGGACAGCCCGAGAACGGCTCCGATCTGCCGCGAAGTCCGGTAGCGCTTGAGAGCCTGCAGCAGCACATCCCGCTCCACCTCGTCCAGCGTTTCCGCCAGCGGACGTTCGGGAGCGGCTGCGCCCCGCGGCGAAGGTGTCTGAGACTGGTCGAGGACGATATGACCGGTGAGAATGATCTTGTCGCGCACGATATTGACCGCCCGCTCGATCACGTTCTCGAGCTCGCGGATGTTGCCCGGCCAGTGGTAGGCTGCCAGCTTGGCGAGGGCCGTCTCGCTGATCGCTTCGACAGGCTTCTGCAGCTTGGCGGCGAATCTTTTGATAAAAAACTCCACGAGCAGGGGGATGTCTTCCTGGCGTTCCCGGAGGGGCGGCAGGAAAAGGGGGATGACGTTGAGGCGGTAATAAAGATCTTCGCGAAAAGCCCCCCTGGCGATCAGATCTTCGAGATGGCGGTTGGTCGCCGCCAATATCCTCACATTGACGGTGTTTTCCCGCGTCCCCCCCAGGCGGCGCACCTTGCCGTCCTGCAGCACCCGCAGCAGCTTGGCCTGGAGGTGGGAGGAAAGCTCGCCGATCTCGTCAAGGAAGATAGTGCCGTTGTTGGCAAACTCGAACAGGCCCTGCTTGCCGCCCTTGACCGCGCCGGTGAAAGACCCCTCCTCGTAGCCGAACAGCTCGCTTTCCAGCAAAGTATCGGGAACTGCGGCGCAATTGAGGGGCACGAAAACCTTGTCCGCCCGCGGGGAGGCGGCATGGATGGCGCGGGCGAACAGCTCCTTGCCGGTGCCCGTCTCGCCGCGGATGAGCACGGTGGAATCGCCGCGGGCGATGGTCTTCGCAATCGCGACCACTTCCTGCATGGCGGCGCTGGTATACAATATCTCGTCGAAGGTGAACGTCATCTGCCCGGTGACGGTATAGACCAGTTCGCGTACATCGCTGATGTCCTTGAGCACGGCCACCGCGCCGATTATCCTGCCCCGGGCTCCCAGGATGGGGCGGCCGCTGGCCAGATAGTGGCTCTTGGTCCTCTCCAGAACGATCTCGCGGTTGTTATACACCGCCCCTGTCCGCAACGTCTCAAGCAGGGGCAGGCCGGGGGAAATCTCGGCCAGGGGGCGGCCGATCACTTCCTGGTAAGGCAGGCGGACGATCTGTTCCGCCGCCGGGTTGTAGTGGGTAACCTCGCCGTGGTGATTTATGGCGACGATGCCCTCGCCCACCGAAGCCAGCACCGCCTTGATCTGCTCGGCCTTCTCCTGGTGGGGCATCAGGTCGATCTCGACCGCGTCGATGACCTGGGGGATCGACTTGAGCGCCTCGATGACCGAGCCCTTTTCCCCCGGGCTGGTCGTCTCCGTTTCCAGATAAACGGTGTTAGGCTCGACCTCCATCGTCACGATGTTGAAATGGCGGGCGGCCAGCACCTGCGAAATGTCGAGGACCAAACCGACCCGGTCGATGTTGGGGATGCGCAGACGCAGCAGTTGCACCGTCGGCCCCCTTCCATAAGGAATAATATTACCAAAATTATACGGCGAGCAGGCATTATCCTCCGCCTGGTACAACTTTTTTTGCCGGCGTGGTATACTAGACGATGAAATGGTAGTATAAACCAAACGCGGATTTTTATGAGACGGTGATATTATGCAACTTAATGAGATCGGCGAATTCGGCCTCATCGACCGCATAAAAGAAGGCGCCCTCGCCGACCCGTCCGACGTCGTGGTGGGAATCGGCGACGACGCCGCCGCCTACCGGCCCGGGCCGGGTCTTCTGCAACTGATAACAACCGACATGCTGGTGGAGAGCGTCCACTTCCTGCTCGACAAAACCACCCCCTGGCAGCTTGGCTACAAAGCCATCGCCGTCAACCTCAGCGACATTGCCGCCATGGGCGGCCGCCCGCGGCAGGCGGTCGTATCGGTCGGCCTGCCCGCGCACCTGTCGGTGGAGTTCGTCGTCGAATTATACGACGGTATGAAAGAAATCTGCCGCGAATTTGCTGTCAACATCATCGGCGGCGACACCGTCTCCAGCCCCCGCGGCCTCGTCGTCAACGTCGCCGTCACCGGCGAAGTGGCGCCCGCCCGCCTCTTGAGGCGCTCCGGGTCCCGCCCCGGGGACCTGGTCGTCGTAACAGGCACCCTCGGCGACTCGGCCTGCGGCCTCGACCTTTTGCGGCTGCCCGGCTGGGACGAGCGCGCCTTCGCCTGGCCGCTCGTCACCGCCCACCTCACGCCCCGCCCGCAGGTCGACACCGGCCTCCGGCTGGCGCCCTGGGGGGCCACCAGCGCCGACGACATCAGCGACGGCCTGGCCAGCGAAGCCAACGAAATCGCCAAAGCCGGCGGGGTCGGCATCAGACTCTACGCCGACCGCATCCCCCTTTCCCCCGAGCTTGTCGAGGCTGCGGCCATATTCGGCCGGCAGCCGCTCGACTACGCCCTGTTCGGCGGCGAAGACTTCGAACTGATATTCACCATCGGCCCGGAGCATTTCGACCGCATTACCCACAGAGGCGGCCTGACGGTCATCGGCGAGGTCACCCGCAGGGAAGACGGGGTCGTGCTCGTCACCGGCGGCGCCGCCCGTCCCCTCGAGCCCCGCGGCTACAACCACTTTCGCTAAAGGGAGAAACCATGCTGACAATAAAAACCCACGACCCTGCCGCCACCCGCGCCTTCGGCCGCACCCTCGGCCGGCTGCTGGGTAAGGGCGACGTCGTTTGCCTCACCGGCGACCTGGGGGCCGGCAAAACCCTTCTCGTCCAGGGCATCGCCGCCGGCCTCGGCGTCAGCGACGACGTGACCAGCCCGACCTTCACCATCCTGCAAGTCTACGAAACGGGGCGGCTGCCGCTCTACCACTTCGACCTCTACCGGCTCGACAGCCCGGAAGAACTCGACAACATCGGCTTCGCCGAATACACCGGCGGCGACGGCGCGGCTGTCATCGAATGGGCCGACAAGTTCCCGGCCGCCATGCCGGAAGAGCACCTGCTGATCGAACTCAACCGCGGCGACGGCGAGTCCGACCGCCGCATCCAACTGACGCCGGCGGGCGGCCGTTACCGCCTCCTGTGCGAGGAGCTGAGCGACAAATGCTGATACTGGCCCTGGACACCGCCAGCCTGGTCTCGAGCGTCGCCCTGGCCAAACCCGGGCGATTGCTGGCCGAAATCACCCTCCAGACACGAAAAACCCATTCCGAGCGCCTTATGCCCCACATCGAACAACTCCTGGCCCTGGCCGACACCGACAAAACCGCCATCGGCGCGATCGCCGTCAGCATCGGCCCCGGATCGTTCACCGGTCTGAGGATCGGCCTGGCCACCGCCAAAGCTCTGGCTTACGCCCTCGGCACCCCGATAGTCGGCGTGCCCACCCTGGCGGCGCTGGCCTTCGGCTGCCCCGTGCCGGGAGCAATCCTCGCCCCCACCATGGACGCCCAGAAAGGCAACATCTACATAGCCCTTTACCGCTGGCAGGACGGCGTCCTCGACGAAGTCAAGCCGCCGGCCGTCATGCCCCACGCCGCCGCCGCCGCCCTCCTGGCCGCGCGACCCGAACCGGCGCTGGTCCTCGGCGAAGCGGCGGAACTTTATCCCGACACCTTCCGCCAGGCGGCGGTAGCCCTCGCCGAGCCCCATGTCGCCATGCCGCGGGCCGGCAGCGTCGCCATGCTTGGAGCCGGGCTGCTGGCCGCCGGCGAGCGTCACGACGTAATGGCCGTCGAACCCCTCTACATCAGAAGGTCGGAGGCGGAGGAACTATGGGAGAAACGCCACGGATGCCAGCGCTGAACATCCGCGCGATGCAATTGCCCGACCTCGAAGCGGTGCTGGCGGTGGAGCAATCCTCGTTCCTCACCCCCTGGTCCAGGGAAGCGTTCGTTGCCGAGATCGAAGACAACGACCTCGCCTGCTACCTCGTCGCCGAGGCTGAAGGGCAGGTCGTCGGTTACGCCGGCATGTGGATAATCCTCGACGAGGCTCATGTAACCAACGTCGCCCTGCTGCCCGCCTTCCGCGGCCGCGGCCTGGGGACCAGGCTCATGGACACGCTGCGTCAGGTCGCCAAGGCCCTGGGAGCGGCCCGCATGACCCTCGAAGTCAGACCGTCCAACCACGAGGCCCGGCGTCTTTACGGAAAGCTCGGCTTCGCGGAGCGGGGCGTCCGGCCGGGCTATTACACCGACACCAAGGAAGACGCGATAATAATGTGGCTCGACGGGCTATAGGCAAAAAAAAAGAGCCACTTGGCGTGGCTAAGGGGTGATTGTGATATAGACTATGCCGGCGCCCCGCCAGTTGTTACCGGGCGCAATAATATAAAGGGGCGGCCGCAGCCGCCCCGTGGAACCTTAGGTGAGGTTGTTAGATTCATATTGCTCGATCATCTTGCGGACCATGTGGCCGCCAACGCGGCCGCAATCGGCCGAAGTCATAGTGTTCCAGCCCTGGGAGCGAACGCGCTCGGCAATACCCAACTCGGAAGCGACTTCGAACTTCATCTGATCAAGCGCGTTTTCGGCGGCAGGATTAACGGGTCTGTTCGAGCGTGCCATTTAAGTCCCTCCTTTCCTGGGCCATCTCGTTATTTGCCCAGTAGTATTTTGCGCTTATTTCCGGCGTGGATACATTGTAAATATTACTACCAAAAGGAGCGTCAGCCCTTGACCCTTATTCTCGGCCTTGAGACAAGCTGCGACGAAACATCGGCAGCCGTTGTAGCCGACGGACGGACAGTCCTGTCCAACATCATCTCCTCCCAGATCGATCTGCACCAGCGATACGGCGGCGTCGTGCCCGAAATCGCCTCCCGCAAACACATCGAAAACGTCATGCCTGTCGTCCACCAGGCGCTGGCCGAGGCCGGCGCGACACTCGCCGACATCGACGCCATCGGCGTAACCTACGGTCCGGGGCTGGTCGGCGCCTTGCTTGTCGGCGTCGCGACCGCCAAAGCCCTGTCCTTCGCCGCCGGCAAGCGGCTCGTCGGCGTCAACCATCTCGAAGGCCACGTCTTCGCCAACTTTCTCGCCGCCGCCGACCTGGCCCCCCCGCTCATCGCCCTCATCGTATCCGGCGGCCATACCTCGCTCGTAAAACTCGCCGATTACAACACCTTCCGTCTCCTGGGACAAACGCGCGACGACGCCGCCGGCGAGGCCTTCGACAAAGTCGCGCGGGTCCTGCGGCTGCCATACCCCGGCGGGCCGGAAATAGAAAAACTCGCCGCGCAAGGCAACCCGGAGGCGATCGCCTTTCCGCGCGCCCTGAGCGGCAGTGGCTGCGAATTCAGCTTCAGCGGCCTCAAATCGGCGGTCCTCAACCACCTCAACGCCGCCCGCCAACGCGGCGATACGGTCAACGAAGCCGACGTCGCCGCCAGCTTCCAGGCCGCCGTAGTCGACGTCCTGTCCGCGAAAACCGTGCAGGCTGCAAGGGAGGCCGGCATCGACAAAGTCGCCCTGGCCGGCGGAGTGGCCGCCAACGGCCGGCTCCGCGCCGAACTCGCCGCCCGCTGCGCCGACCATAAAATCTCGCTTCACTATCCGCCGCCCGTCTATTGCACCGACAACGCCGCCATGATCGCCTGCCGCGCCCACTACCAGCACCTGGCCGGCTGTTGGGCGGGCCTCGACCTCAACGCCGTTCCCTCTCTTAAGCTCGGCGAAAAACGCTGCTGATGCGTAAAAAAGAATTTTCTAACAATTGTGGATAATGTGATCAAAATGTAAAAAAATGACGAAGAACAACCCTGTAGCCTGTGGATAACCCTGTGAATTGTGTTGATAACACCGGGATGACTCGACGGTCACGGGGATAATGCCGGAAAAAATGGCGAGCCATATTCGTAAATGTCCGATTATGTCGGTGAGAATGTCGATTATTCACCATCGGCAGCGGATTTCGCCGGCCTGCCTAGCCCCATTAATACGTACGGCCGGCTTTGTAATGCCGGCCGATAATTTGCCGCCGCGAAACAGGAATTTCCCCGTTCGAGGTGGAATACTATCAAACTTAATACTCCGTAGGAGGTTCCCATGGGCATAGTAGGCGATGTCTGCAGGAAAACAACCGCCCTGACCGCGGAACAAATCGAGGCTCTCGAAGTCATGGCCGACGCCCTGCAGATCGCCGCCGATCTCGCTCACGCCCAGGTAACCGTATACGCCAGAGCCTCAGAGTCCTCCCTCCTCGTCATAATCGCCCAGGCCAAGCCGCACACCAGCTTTATCCAATACAGGCCAAACCTCCTCGGCACGACGGTCAGCGCCACCGAAGAACCCCTGATATGGCGGACCATCACCAGCGGTGAACACATCAGCGGCGAACGGGAGTGGGCGCTGGGCATGGAAGTCCTCGCCATGCAGACCTTCCCGGTCCGCGACGCCGCCGGCCAGACCGTTGCCACCGTCAGTTTCGAATTCGGCGTCGAAGACGACGCTGCCGGCGACCACGGCATCCTCATCGAAACAGCCTATCAATTCCTGACCTCGGCGCGCGTAGCCGCCGGCACGGTCTACCGTCCGCTTTCGGCCCGCGAAGGCATCATCATCCTCGATGACCGGGGGCGGGTAGTCTACGCCAACACCGCCGCCGCCAGCATCTACCGTCTCTTCGGCGTAGGGCGCATCGTCGGCCGCCGCGTCTACGACCGCAACGTCAACCTCCGCCTCGCTCTCAAAGCCGCCAGCACCCGCCAGCCGCAGGAGAACGAACTGGAAATCGGCAACATCGTCCTGGCCCAGCGGGCCATCCCCATCGTCCGCGGCGGCCAGACAATAAGCACCATCATGATCGTTGCCGACATCACCGAGGTCAAGAAAAAAGAAAAAGAACTTCTCATAAAATCGGCGGTTATCCAGGAAATCCATCACCGCGTAAAAAACAACCTCCAGACCATCGCCAGCCTACTAAGGCTCCAGGCGCGCCGCACCCCCTCAGCTGAAGTCAAGGCCGCCCTGCGCGAAAGCGTCAACCGTATCCTCAGCATCTCGGTCGTGCATGAATTCCTCTCCCAGCAGGACGCCGAATTCATCGACGTATCCGAAGTCGCCAAAAACATCCTCGACCTGGTCATTGAGAACATGCTCGAACCCGACTTCAACGTCCAGACAGTCTTCAACGGCCGGCGGATGATCCTGCCGTCCGACCAGGCGATAAGCCTCGCCCTGGCGATCAACGAACTCATCCAGAACTCCATCGAACACGGCTTCGTCGGCCGGCGCGAAGGAGTCATCGGCGTCGAAATCGCCGCCCTGAAAGACTCCTACCAGATCGACATCTGGGACAACGGCATCGGTCTGCCGCCCGATTTCGGCCGCAAAGAAACCAACAGCCTCGGCCTGCAGATCATCAGGACCCTCGTCGAAAACGACCTTGGCGGTACGTTCCAACTGCAGTCGCGGAACGGGACCAGGGCAAGCATAATCGTACCGTGCAGCACGGAGGGAGGATAACATGCAACCCTTACGCATCGTCATCGCCGACAACGAATCGATAATCCGCATGGATCTCAAGGAACTGCTCGAAGAAGCGGGCCACACCGTCGTCGGCGAAGCGTCCGACGGCGTCAAGGCGATCGAACTGACCCGCAGACACCGCCCCGACCTTGTCGTCATGGACATCAAAATGCCTGAAATGGATGGCATCACCGCCGCCAAAATCATCTCCAACGAAAAAATCGCTCCTGTGCTGCTCCTTACCGCTTTCAGCCAGAAGGAAATCGTCGAAAAAGCCAAAGACTCCGGCGTTCTGGCCTACCTCGTCAAGCCGGTCAAAGAAGCCAACCTCTTCCCGGCCATCGAAATCGCCCTGTCGCGGTTCCAGGAATTCGCCGACCTCGAACGGGAACTGGAAGAAGTCAAAAACTCGCTCGAGACCCGCAAAATCCTCGACCGGGCCAAGGGCATCCTCATGGACGCCTACAGCCTCAGCGAAAGCGAAGCATACCGCCGCATCCAGCAGTACAGCATGTCCAAACGCAAGTCGATCCGCGAGGTCGCCGAAGCGATCGTCGAAGCCGCCACCAAGAAATAACAAGAAATAATAAGATATACTTTATTGCAGCTCTTGCGTGAAAGACGCAATCGCGAGCGGCGATTTATCTTCCGCGCCGTGGACAGGCATCTAGAAGGAGAACATTTATGGCGAAACGTCGGTACGAAGTTCACCCCGTCTCCGGCAAAAACTCGCTGCGCTTCTGGCCCGACGCGGTCAGTCCCCTCAGGGTAATCTGGAACTTCACCATCATCTCCCTAGGCCGGATATCGCCTTCCTTCCACATCAAGAACTTCCTCTACCGCCTGTTGGGGGTAAAGATCGGCCAAAACGCCTCCGTAGGCCTCATGGTCATGCTGGACATCTTCTTCCCCGAAACGATCGAAATCGGCGACAATGTCATCATCGGCTACAATACCACCCTGCTCGGCCACGAATTCCTCAAAGACGAATGGCGCAAAGGCAAAATCGTCATCGAAAAAGACGTCGTCATCGGCGCCAACTGCACCGTGCTGCCCGGCGTCATCATCGGCGAAGGCGCGGTCGTCTCGGCCATGACGCTCGTCAACCGCGACATCCCGCCCCGCTCCTTCTACGGCGGCGTGCCAGCGCGGGACCTGAGGGCGGAAAAATGACAGCCCTCTTCTACCGACAATGGTTCTTGCTATCCCTCGTCGCCGTCAACGCCGCCGGCACCGTCTGGGGCGTCTTCTGGTACTGGGAGCAGCTCCTTGCCACACCGTGGTACTTCCTGCCCTTCGTGCCCGACTCCCCCGGGCATGCCGCCCTGTTCGGCCTCTTCATCTGGTGGCTGGCGTCCGGGCGGGCGGAACGCCTCGGCCCGGGGCGGACCTTCATCGCCTGGGCGGGCGTGCTCGGCGTAATCAAATACGGCCTCTGGACGACCGTCGTCATCAGCCAGTATCTCCTTGCCCAGGGCAGCCAGCCCGGCGTAGAGGACTGGCTGCTCTACCTCAGCCACGGCGGCATGGCGGTCCAGGGACTCGTCTACATGGGGCGGCTGCCGAAGGCGGCGATGCCGGCCGCCCTAACCATCCTGTGGATGTCGGTCAACGACTTCTTCGACTACATCCTCTTCACCCATCCCCGCCTGCCGCTGCCCGACCAATTCGCCGCCGCCGCGTGGACCAACATCCTGCTGACACTGCTGATTAGTTTGCTGGCGATATGGCTTTTCCGGCGCAAAACGACACAACCGGCCAGGGAATAAATCCCCGGTCGGTTGTTTTTTTTACCGGACCTGGCCGGCTAATCGGCCAGTTGCCGGCACAAGCCTTTGCCCCATTCGCCCATGGCGTTCAGGACCGGCATGAAGCTGCGGCCAAGATCGGTCAGGGAGTATTCCACCTTGGGCGGAACCTCCTTATAGACCTCCCGGTGGACAAGGCCGTCCTTCTCCAGTTCGCGGAGCTGCTGGGTCAGGATGCCCTGGGATATATTGGGCAACAGCTTCTGCATCTCGCTGAACCGCTGGGTTTTCTGGCTCAGGTGCCAGAGGATGATCAGCTTCCATTTGCCGGCGATGAGGTTTTGCACAAAAGTTATCGGGCAAATCTCCGCATGGTAAGGAATCTTTGCCTTATTCGGAATAACCACCGAGCCTCGTCCCTCCACAAAAGTATTATTATTAGTAGTATATCATAAAATTATGCGTACTTGCTATTTCCTGGGTGAAGATATATTATCCTCTTAGATTCTTTTAGTGGAAAGGATGAACATTGGATGAAAAAACTGGTAGCCCTTATGGGCAGCCCGCGCAAACAAGGCAACACGGCCACGCTGGTGGGGGAAATCATCCGCGGCGCGCAGGCGTCCGGGGCAGAGGCCGAAATCTTTAACCTGAACGAAATGAAAATCACGCCCTGTCAGAGTTGCTTCCACTGCCGGGCCAACGAAGAATGTGCGGTCAAGGACGACATGGAAAAGGTATATTCCGCCGTCAAGGCGGCCGACGCCGTGGTTATCGGGTCGCCGGTATACATGTTCCAGGTCAACGCTCAGACCAAGCTGCTGTTCGACCGGCTGTTCCCGATGATGGATGCCAAATTTCAACCGCGCCACGGCGTCAAGAAGACGCTCGTGGTACTCGCCCAGGGCAATCCTGACCCCGGCGCCTTCAAGGCCTCCTGGGACGCTAACGCCCAAGTCCTCAAAGTCATGGGCCTGGAGGTGACCGACACCCTCATCGCGGCCGGAGCCAACGACCCGAAAGCGGCCGGAGCCGATGCCGCCCTGATGGCCAAAGCCTTTCAGGCCGGACAGGAGCTTGTAAAGTAAACCAGATAAGCCCTATAAGCTGAAGCGGCAGGCGGTAACCTGCCGCTTCAGCTTTATCCCGTTCATATTCCGGCCGGTCCCGGCCGGGAAAATTACCCCGCCCGATGGCCCCGAGCGTGCATAAAAAACCACGCGGAGCAGAAAATACCAGGGATGTCCTGCCTGCATGCAAATTTTTTGTTAAAAAAGCCGAATTTACCCGCTGATGCTCTTGATTTTCCGCCGCGAATTATATATCATAATTTATGGAATTAGCACTCGCTCGCGGTGAGTGCTAACAAGAAGAATACATACTGATACAAATACAAAAGGAGGGTTTTTCCACATGATCAAGCCGTTAGGCGACAGGGTAGTCATCAAAGTTCTCGAAAAAGAAGAGAAGACCAAAAGCGGCATCGTCCTTCCCGACACCGCCAAAGAGAAGCCTCAAGAGGGCAAAATCGTGGCCGTAGGCACCGGCAAGGTGCTCGAAAACGGCCAGCGCGTGGCGCTCGACGTCAAGGAAGGCGACAAAGTCATCTTCTCCAAGTACGCCGGCACCGAAGTTAAAATCGACGGCCAGGAGTATCTCATCCTCAGCGAACGCGACGTTCTGGCGATTGTTGAGTAATATAAGGGGGTAAAAAAGAAATGGCGAAGCAAATTGTATTTGACGAAGAAGCCCGCCGCGCTCTTGAAAAGGGCGTCAACGCGCTGGCCAACACCGTTAAAGTGACCCTTGGCCCCAAAGGCCGCAACGTAGTGCTTGACAAGAAATTCGGCGCCCCGACCATCACCAATGACGGCGTCACCATCGCCCGCGAAATCGAACTTGAAGACCCGTTCGAAAACATGGGCGCCCAGCTCGTCAAAGAAGTCGCCACCAAGACCAACGACGTCGCCGGCGACGGCACCACCACCGCCACCCTGCTGGCCCAGGCCATGATCCGCGAAGGCATGCGCAACGTCGCCGCCGGCGCCAACCCGATGATCCTCAAGAAAGGCATCGAAAAAGCCGTCGCCGCCGTTGTCGAGGAAATCAAGAAGAGCGCCAAGAAAGTCGAGACCAAGGACGCCATCGCCCAGGTCGCTTCCATCTCGGCCGCTGACGAAGAAATCGGCAAACTGATCGCCGAAGCCATGGAAAAGGTCGGCAAAGACGGCGTCATCACCGTCGAGGAATCCAAAACCACCGGCACCGACCTCGAAGTCGTCGAAGGCATGCAGTTCGACCGCGGCTACATCTCGCCCTACATGATCACCGATACCGACAAAATGGAAGCCGTACTGAACGACCCCTACATCCTCATCACCGACCGCAAGATCGGCGCCATCGCCGACCTGCTGCCCGTCCTCGAAAAAGTCGTTCAGCAGGGCAAGGAACTGCTCATCATCGCTGAAGACGTCGAAGGCGAAGCCCTCGCCACCCTCGTCGTCAACAAACTGCGCGGCACCTTCCGGGCCGTCGCCGTCAAGGCTCCCGGCTTCGGCGACCGCCGCAAGGCCATGCTCGAAGATATCGCCACCCTCACCGGCGGCACCGTCATCACCGAAGAACTCGGCCGCAAGCTCGACAGCGTCCAGGTTGCCGACCTCGGCCGCGCCCGCCAGGTCCGCGTCGCCAAGGAAGAAACCACCGTTGTCGACGGCGCCGGCGCTGCTGACGCCATCAAGGCCCGCGTCGCCCAGATCAAGGCCCAGATCGAAGAATCCACCTCCGACTTCGACAAGGAAAAACTCCAGGAGCGTCTGGCCAAACTGGCTGGCGGCGTAGCCGTCATCCGTGTCGGCGCCGCCACCGAAGTCGAACTCAAAGAGAAGAAGCACCGTATCGAGGACGCTCTCAACGCCACCCGCGCCGCGGTTGAGGAAGGCATCGTCCCTGGCGGCGGCACCGCCTTCATCGACGTCCTGCCCGTGTTCGACAAACTCTCCGGCAGCGGCGACGAAATGACCGGCGTGGCCATCGTCAAGCGCGCCGTCGAAGAACCGGTCCGCCAGATCGCCAACAACGCCGGCCACGAAGGCTCGGTCGTCGTTGAGAACGTCAAGAAAGCCGGCCAGGGCAAAGGCTTCAACGCCCTCACCGAGCAATACGTTGATATGATCGCCGCCGGCATCGTCGACCCGGCCAAAGTTACCCGCTCCGCCCTGCAGAACGCCGCCTCGATCGCGGCCATGGTCCTGACCACCGAATCGCTCGTCGCCGACAAGCCGGAAAAAGAACCCCCGATGCCCCCCGGCGGCATGGGCGGCATGGGCGGCATGGGCGGCATGATGTAAAGAGAGCCGAGAACCCTTGATTTACTTGGGTTCCCGACTCCGGAAAGTGCCGATGTTAACATTTTGTTAACGGAATTCGCGAAAAAAATTAGAGGCTGTTCATGAGTTCATCGAACTTATGAGCAGCCTCTTTTTTCATGTCCTTGGTAACGTGCAGGTAAACTCTTTTGGTAGTATCGTCATCGGTATGCCCCAGGCGTTCCATAATTTCCTCAAGACCCACACCCGCCTCCGCCAGCAAGGATGTATGTGTATGTCTTAGTGAGTGAGGAGTAAGCTCCTGGTTTAAACCAGCTATTTTAAGCAACCGGGCCATGCGAGCTTCAATAAGCTTAAGGTATATTGGATACCCGGGATGCTTGTCGACACAAAAAACAAAATTCTCATTATGCCAAATATCTCTATTGCGCATTTTATACTTGTTTTGCCTAGCTTGATGCTTTTCTAATTCTTTTATTACATGTTGTGAAACAATGATAACGCGTTT is a window of Selenomonadales bacterium 4137-cl DNA encoding:
- the thiL gene encoding thiamine-phosphate kinase; the encoded protein is MQLNEIGEFGLIDRIKEGALADPSDVVVGIGDDAAAYRPGPGLLQLITTDMLVESVHFLLDKTTPWQLGYKAIAVNLSDIAAMGGRPRQAVVSVGLPAHLSVEFVVELYDGMKEICREFAVNIIGGDTVSSPRGLVVNVAVTGEVAPARLLRRSGSRPGDLVVVTGTLGDSACGLDLLRLPGWDERAFAWPLVTAHLTPRPQVDTGLRLAPWGATSADDISDGLASEANEIAKAGGVGIRLYADRIPLSPELVEAAAIFGRQPLDYALFGGEDFELIFTIGPEHFDRITHRGGLTVIGEVTRREDGVVLVTGGAARPLEPRGYNHFR
- the rimI gene encoding ribosomal protein S18-alanine N-acetyltransferase, translating into MPALNIRAMQLPDLEAVLAVEQSSFLTPWSREAFVAEIEDNDLACYLVAEAEGQVVGYAGMWIILDEAHVTNVALLPAFRGRGLGTRLMDTLRQVAKALGAARMTLEVRPSNHEARRLYGKLGFAERGVRPGYYTDTKEDAIIMWLDGL
- the tsaE gene encoding tRNA (adenosine(37)-N6)-threonylcarbamoyltransferase complex ATPase subunit type 1 TsaE, whose translation is MLTIKTHDPAATRAFGRTLGRLLGKGDVVCLTGDLGAGKTLLVQGIAAGLGVSDDVTSPTFTILQVYETGRLPLYHFDLYRLDSPEELDNIGFAEYTGGDGAAVIEWADKFPAAMPEEHLLIELNRGDGESDRRIQLTPAGGRYRLLCEELSDKC
- the alr gene encoding alanine racemase, with product MRPTYAEIDLAAIRHNVRQIREAVGPAVKLIAVVKANAYGHGAVKVSRATLEAGADCLAVALAEEGAELRGAGLAVPIFILGLTLPEQAKLVVDYHLIATVATMDSIKALSHAARDAGRRCRVVLKTDTGMGRIGVAPVQVEEFRQYIQASPGVELVGVFTHLASADATDKSYAEKQLAAFRSAVDRLTARNSLTYVAAANSAATVDLPKGHFNTVRPGIIIYGLPPSHEMHKTLDLRPAMQLKTRIAYIKEVSAGTPVSYGCTYTTDRPTFLATLPLGYADGYSRHLSNKAAVLIGEKRRPVVGRVCMDQVVVDLGADGDAAVGDEAVLFGRQGKEEITLTELADLAGTINYELACAVSARVPRVYINE
- the tsaB gene encoding tRNA (adenosine(37)-N6)-threonylcarbamoyltransferase complex dimerization subunit type 1 TsaB translates to MLILALDTASLVSSVALAKPGRLLAEITLQTRKTHSERLMPHIEQLLALADTDKTAIGAIAVSIGPGSFTGLRIGLATAKALAYALGTPIVGVPTLAALAFGCPVPGAILAPTMDAQKGNIYIALYRWQDGVLDEVKPPAVMPHAAAAALLAARPEPALVLGEAAELYPDTFRQAAVALAEPHVAMPRAGSVAMLGAGLLAAGERHDVMAVEPLYIRRSEAEELWEKRHGCQR
- a CDS encoding sigma 54-interacting transcriptional regulator, whose protein sequence is MRLRIPNIDRVGLVLDISQVLAARHFNIVTMEVEPNTVYLETETTSPGEKGSVIEALKSIPQVIDAVEIDLMPHQEKAEQIKAVLASVGEGIVAINHHGEVTHYNPAAEQIVRLPYQEVIGRPLAEISPGLPLLETLRTGAVYNNREIVLERTKSHYLASGRPILGARGRIIGAVAVLKDISDVRELVYTVTGQMTFTFDEILYTSAAMQEVVAIAKTIARGDSTVLIRGETGTGKELFARAIHAASPRADKVFVPLNCAAVPDTLLESELFGYEEGSFTGAVKGGKQGLFEFANNGTIFLDEIGELSSHLQAKLLRVLQDGKVRRLGGTRENTVNVRILAATNRHLEDLIARGAFREDLYYRLNVIPLFLPPLRERQEDIPLLVEFFIKRFAAKLQKPVEAISETALAKLAAYHWPGNIRELENVIERAVNIVRDKIILTGHIVLDQSQTPSPRGAAAPERPLAETLDEVERDVLLQALKRYRTSRQIGAVLGLSHTAVLKKLRKHGLSIGEKSNGRG